A genomic region of Bombus pyrosoma isolate SC7728 linkage group LG6, ASM1482585v1, whole genome shotgun sequence contains the following coding sequences:
- the LOC122568791 gene encoding guanylate cyclase soluble subunit beta-1, translating into MYGFVNYALELLVVKTFDSETWEAIKKDAAVNMEGQFLVRQIYDDEITYNIISAAVNRLNIPADEILELFGRMFFEFCQDSGYDKILQVLGATPRDFLQNLDALHDHLGTLYPGMRAPSFRCTERPGDGALILHYYSDRPGLEHIVIGIVKTVAKKLHGTDVEMRILKTKNECDHVQFLITNTSGPGVVSNPMIAELETLSVEPKVSPMTFCRVFPFHLMFNRDLTIVQTGCTITRVIPQVCSGNCKLNDILLTVRPHLELTFENILSHINTVYVLRTKKGVMQVDSSEEYSYLRLKGQMLYIPESDLVTFLCYPSVINLDDLTRRGLYLSDIPLHDATRDLVLMSEQFEADYKLTRNLELLTDKLQQTYRELDGEKQKTDRLLYSVLPISVANELRHSRPVPAKKYDCVTLLFSGIVGFGAYCAAHTDSSGAMKIVNMLNQLYTAFDVLTDPKKNPNVYKVETVGDKYMAVSGLPEPCRCHARCIARLALDMMDLAADEVQIDGEPVKITIGIHSGEVVTGVIGHRMPRYCLFGNTVNLTSRTETTGEPGKINVSEDAYRYLCMPENQDPQFLLEYRGPVSMKGKSEPMNVWFLSRERELPA; encoded by the exons ATG TACGGATTTGTGAATTACGCCCTCGAGCTGCTGGTTGTGAAGACCTTTGACAGCGAGACGTGGGAGGCGATAAA GAAAGATGCCGCGGTTAACATGGAAGGACAGTTCCTGGTTCGTCAGATATACGATgatgaaattacatataacatCATATCGGCAGCTGTCAATCGGCTCA ACATTCCAGCGGACGAGATCCTCGAGCTGTTCGGCAGGATGTTCTTCGAGTTCTGCCAGGATTCCGGCTACGACAAGATTCTCCAGGTGCTTGGGGCTACGCCCAGGGACTTTTTGCAG AACTTGGACGCCCTTCACGATCATTTAGGCACTTTGTATCCGGGAATGAGGGCGCCCTCTTTTCGGTGCACCGAGAGACCAGGGGATGGAGCGctcatattacattattactcCGATCGACCCGGTTTGGAACACATTGTGATTGGCATCGTCAAg ACTGTGGCGAAGAAGCTTCACGGCACGGATGTAGAAATGCGGATATTGAAGACGAAAAACGAATGCGACCACGTGCAGTTTTTGATCACGAACACGTCCGGTCCTGGGGTCGTTTCAAATCCCATGATCGCGGAACTTGAAACCTTATCTGTCG AACCAAAAGTGAGCCCTATGACCTTTTGCCGAGTTTTTCCATTCCATCTGATGTTCAATCGGGACCTTACCATAGTTCAGACTGGATGCACTATAACTCGAGTTATCCCTCAAGTGTGCTCTGGTAATTGCAAGTTGAACGACATCCTTCTGACT GTGAGACCACATTTAGAGTTAACATTCGAGAACATATTGTCACACATCAACACGGTTTACGTGTTACGAACGAAAAAGGGTGTGATGCAAGTGGATTCTTCGGAAGAATATTCGTATCTACGTTTGAAA GGGCAAATGTTGTACATACCCGAGTCAGACCTCGTCACCTTTCTCTGTTATCCTAGCGTTATCAACTTGGATGATTTAACCAG GCGAGGTTTGTATCTGAGCGACATCCCCCTTCACGACGCCACCAGAGATCTCGTGCTGATGTCAGAGCAATTCGAGGCTGATTACAAATTAACGAGAAACTTGGAATTGCTTACCGATAAATTGCAACAGACGTATCGTGAGCTCGACGGCGAGAAGCAGAAAACCGACAG GTTGTTGTACTCTGTGCTGCCCATTTCCGTGGCGAACGAACTGAGGCACTCGAGGCCGGTTCCTGCGAAGAAGTATGACTGCGTGACCTTATTGTTCTCCGGGATCGTTGGTTTCGGAGCTTACTGCGCCGCTCACACGGACTCCAGTGGTGCGATGAAAATCGTCAACATGCTCAATCAGCTGTACACAGCGTTCGACGTGCTCACCGATCCGAAGAAGAACCCAAATGTGTACAAG GTCGAAACTGTTGGTGACAAATACATGGCCGTGAGCGGATTACCGGAACCATGTCGTTGCCATGCACGGTGCATCGCTCGTCTCGCATTGGATATGATGGATCTAGCCGCGGACGAAGTGCAGATCGATGGCGAGCCTGTG AAAATCACCATCGGCATTCACAGCGGAGAGGTTGTGACCGGGGTAATTGGACACCGTATGCCTCGTTACTGCCTGTTTGGAAATACGGTGAACCTCACCAGTCGAACTGAGACCACCGGGGAACCGGGCAAAATAAACGTCTCCGAGGACGCGTACAG